A DNA window from Pseudomonas sp. GD03919 contains the following coding sequences:
- the hrpB gene encoding ATP-dependent helicase HrpB encodes MSFLSIDVALPALRSALAERNEAVLEAPPGAGKTTRVPLALLNETWLGTQTILMLEPRRLAARAAAERLASELGERVGETIGYRIRLESKVGPKTRVEVVTEGILSRRLQEDPALDGVGIVIFDEYHLRTLDADLALALCLNGRELLRDESQPLKILLMSATLEGNRLSKLLNDAPIVKSDGRMFPVTTYWGRPHQFGEIVEQRVIQVCLQALSEQSGSILVFLPGQAEIRRVNEQLKTQLKDQDNIMLCPLHGELDLSSQRAAIEPAPQGKRKVVLATNIAETSLTIDGVRVVVDAGLARVPRFDPVSGMTRLDTQRVSRAAATQRAGRAGRLEPGVCYRLWSESQHDQLAAYDAAEILQADLSGLALQLARWGVQPDDLAWLDSPPVAAYAQARDLLTRLGALDERGVITAHGQAMAELPAHPRIAHLLLRGQAFGLGNLACNIAALLGEKDILRGNGADLHDRLSVLGNEASSRASRGAVQRARQLARQFRGYLRGPVSEPVADPDHPRWQGGLLAFAYPDRVARQRRDGGAEYRLANGRAAQFGEPDALMKEPWLVIADLGSRQCQREERIYIAAALDPQLFDTLLAEQVSQRDELEWDEREGVLKAERQQRVGELVLSRAAIPGLDEEARSQALVGLVRRKGMALLPWTPELRQWQARVSLLRDLDLEQKGESEWPDLSDSALQSSLEVWLGPYLGKVSRLSHFDNLDLSSILLGLLPWPLPARLDELAPKALQVPSGSRIAIDYSEHPPVLAVRLQELFGMADTPRVAGGRQGVLLHLLSPARRPVQVTQDLASFWANTYIEVKKDLKGRYPKHWWPDNPMEAEPTARSKPRKQ; translated from the coding sequence ATGAGCTTTCTCTCTATCGACGTTGCTCTGCCTGCCCTTCGCTCAGCATTGGCAGAGCGAAATGAAGCTGTTCTTGAAGCTCCTCCAGGAGCGGGTAAGACAACCCGAGTTCCCCTCGCGCTATTGAATGAGACATGGCTTGGAACCCAAACCATCTTGATGCTCGAGCCGAGGCGTCTTGCTGCTCGAGCTGCGGCTGAGCGTCTAGCTAGCGAATTGGGTGAGAGAGTAGGTGAAACCATCGGGTACCGGATTCGCTTGGAAAGCAAAGTCGGTCCGAAAACCCGAGTTGAAGTCGTCACCGAGGGCATCCTGTCCCGTCGTTTACAAGAGGACCCCGCCCTCGACGGCGTTGGGATTGTCATCTTCGATGAATACCATCTTCGTACGCTTGACGCAGATTTAGCCTTGGCACTTTGTCTAAACGGCCGTGAGCTTCTTAGGGACGAAAGCCAACCACTTAAGATCCTTCTGATGTCTGCAACGCTTGAGGGGAATCGTCTTTCTAAGCTCCTGAACGACGCTCCAATAGTGAAGAGTGACGGCCGTATGTTTCCGGTCACCACGTATTGGGGGAGACCTCATCAATTCGGTGAGATCGTCGAGCAGCGCGTGATTCAGGTCTGTCTGCAGGCCCTATCTGAACAAAGCGGGAGCATCCTTGTGTTCCTTCCTGGTCAGGCTGAAATACGCCGGGTTAACGAGCAGTTGAAAACTCAACTGAAGGACCAAGATAACATTATGCTTTGTCCGCTCCATGGCGAACTTGACCTGTCGTCCCAGCGAGCAGCTATCGAACCCGCGCCACAAGGCAAACGCAAAGTAGTGCTTGCCACCAACATAGCCGAAACGAGCTTAACCATCGACGGCGTTCGCGTCGTAGTGGACGCTGGACTAGCACGCGTGCCGCGTTTTGACCCTGTCAGTGGTATGACTCGCCTGGATACGCAACGTGTTTCTCGAGCGGCAGCTACGCAACGTGCTGGCCGCGCAGGACGCCTAGAACCAGGTGTTTGCTATCGACTCTGGTCGGAATCGCAACATGACCAGCTTGCAGCATACGACGCTGCCGAAATTTTGCAGGCAGATCTATCTGGACTCGCGCTGCAGCTAGCACGATGGGGTGTGCAGCCTGACGATTTGGCTTGGTTAGATTCGCCTCCTGTAGCAGCTTATGCGCAAGCTCGTGATCTACTCACCCGGCTAGGAGCATTAGATGAGCGTGGTGTTATTACTGCCCATGGCCAAGCGATGGCTGAGTTACCTGCACATCCTCGAATCGCGCATCTGTTACTCCGTGGCCAGGCATTCGGGCTCGGTAACCTCGCCTGTAACATAGCGGCGCTGCTTGGAGAAAAGGATATCCTCCGCGGTAACGGCGCTGACCTTCATGATCGTCTTAGCGTATTGGGTAATGAAGCGTCCTCACGCGCCAGTCGAGGGGCTGTTCAACGAGCCCGTCAGCTAGCGAGGCAGTTCAGGGGATACCTACGCGGTCCGGTATCTGAACCTGTGGCAGACCCTGATCATCCACGGTGGCAAGGGGGGCTCCTGGCCTTCGCTTATCCAGATCGAGTGGCACGTCAGCGACGCGATGGTGGAGCCGAATACCGATTGGCAAATGGTCGTGCCGCACAGTTTGGCGAGCCTGACGCACTGATGAAAGAGCCTTGGCTAGTCATTGCAGACCTTGGGAGCAGACAATGTCAGAGAGAGGAGCGCATCTACATTGCCGCAGCACTTGATCCCCAGCTATTCGACACTCTGCTTGCCGAGCAGGTAAGCCAGCGTGATGAACTCGAGTGGGACGAACGCGAGGGTGTATTGAAAGCCGAGCGGCAGCAGCGTGTGGGCGAGTTGGTATTGAGTCGAGCTGCCATTCCTGGGCTTGATGAAGAGGCTCGTTCTCAGGCATTGGTCGGGCTCGTACGTCGCAAGGGCATGGCGCTGCTACCGTGGACACCGGAACTTCGTCAGTGGCAGGCACGAGTGTCTCTTCTTCGTGATCTGGATCTCGAGCAAAAGGGTGAAAGTGAGTGGCCTGATCTGTCAGATAGCGCACTCCAGAGCTCACTTGAAGTGTGGCTGGGGCCATACCTGGGCAAAGTTAGCCGACTCAGTCATTTCGATAACTTGGATCTCTCAAGCATCCTCCTTGGGTTGCTGCCTTGGCCGTTACCTGCACGCCTCGATGAGCTAGCCCCCAAAGCGCTGCAGGTGCCATCTGGCTCGCGCATTGCCATTGATTACTCAGAACATCCTCCCGTGCTTGCCGTTAGGCTACAGGAGCTGTTTGGCATGGCTGACACTCCTCGTGTAGCAGGGGGCCGACAGGGGGTGCTACTGCATCTACTTTCTCCAGCTCGCAGACCCGTACAGGTTACTCAAGATCTCGCCAGCTTTTGGGCCAATACCTACATTGAAGTAAAGAAAGATCTAAAGGGTCGATACCCCAAGCACTGGTGGCCTGATAACCCTATGGAGGCAGAGCCAACCGCTAGGAGTAAGCCTAGAAAGCAATGA
- a CDS encoding tyrosine-type recombinase/integrase: protein MPFIVWPDGRPCLLANLYMLALRDRPGRGGQSGLSRKGSKGGTMGDYAAKISQLIRYCFRHDIDFIELTDNGFSSFISSIRTEALRPGSTHKRKSETTVLNVGRVCLDFLSHVGHFYGDNAFVSPNGRIRTIHKTATIKTRSGKVIKRDYIHHHSLSLSGGRPRTRDPITAQNIDRLREAINSLGKTRHLQMRRHVMISLLEHTGARRSEIANILVSDVLAALAMEFPMLRLETLKRGVGVERMIPITKMLLNELKKYIDFPRKRLISKFRKSNDHGFLFVSDQNGSRLNADSISNEVFVLKNHAGIKEPICAHMFRHAFITNLFVLLIRRHELESVDDFRRALLDSKKFVAEVMQWTGHQSPDSVERYIHLAFEKVSNYHTTVSSVYMIKAIEVFDQSQEKLLNDLKAGMPVAEYATELEKLKKLRNEDFEIAKARAT from the coding sequence ATGCCATTTATTGTATGGCCTGACGGACGACCTTGCTTGCTTGCGAACCTTTATATGCTGGCCTTGCGAGACAGACCAGGGAGAGGCGGTCAATCCGGGCTATCCAGAAAAGGCAGCAAAGGCGGCACAATGGGGGACTATGCGGCGAAAATCAGCCAGCTCATACGTTACTGTTTCCGCCATGATATAGATTTCATCGAGTTGACTGACAATGGATTTAGCAGCTTCATCAGCTCAATTCGAACAGAAGCGCTTAGGCCTGGCTCCACACATAAGAGGAAGTCAGAGACTACGGTATTGAACGTTGGCCGGGTTTGCTTGGACTTTTTGAGCCACGTTGGCCATTTCTACGGCGACAATGCCTTTGTTTCGCCTAACGGCAGAATTCGCACGATTCATAAGACAGCCACAATCAAAACCCGCTCAGGAAAAGTTATAAAAAGGGACTATATCCACCATCACTCGCTTTCACTATCCGGTGGACGCCCACGCACGCGTGATCCGATTACGGCGCAGAACATTGACCGTTTAAGGGAGGCCATCAACAGCCTCGGTAAAACAAGACATCTGCAGATGCGCCGCCACGTCATGATTTCCCTGCTGGAGCATACAGGTGCTCGGCGTAGTGAAATCGCAAACATTTTAGTCAGCGACGTCTTGGCTGCGCTAGCAATGGAGTTTCCGATGTTGCGTCTTGAGACTCTTAAGCGAGGGGTGGGTGTAGAGCGTATGATTCCCATCACGAAGATGCTGCTGAACGAGTTGAAAAAGTACATAGACTTTCCTCGAAAGAGGCTCATCAGCAAATTCAGAAAATCCAATGATCATGGCTTCCTGTTTGTCTCCGACCAGAATGGCTCCAGGCTTAACGCTGACTCGATTTCAAATGAAGTTTTCGTACTGAAGAATCATGCTGGGATCAAAGAGCCAATTTGTGCACACATGTTCCGTCACGCGTTCATAACTAATTTGTTTGTTCTGCTCATCCGCAGGCATGAACTTGAAAGCGTAGATGACTTCAGGCGTGCATTACTCGACAGCAAAAAATTCGTTGCAGAGGTGATGCAGTGGACTGGCCACCAGAGTCCTGACTCTGTAGAGCGCTACATTCACCTAGCCTTCGAGAAGGTATCGAACTACCACACCACGGTTTCCTCAGTTTACATGATCAAGGCGATTGAAGTCTTTGACCAAAGCCAAGAGAAACTTCTGAACGACTTAAAGGCAGGAATGCCTGTTGCCGAGTACGCAACAGAGCTTGAAAAGCTCAAGAAGTTGCGTAATGAAGATTTTGAAATTGCCAAGGCACGCGCCACGTAA
- a CDS encoding site-specific integrase, which yields MAAFENPAHRGRLVVIPQVNEAFADLHFNQQPNGSLPITINGIEASVQGYQVNEALSDSVSSSVYNLPFLFHRNGEPWVEANSYILYLVKDKHPQNRPTDDARRKASRLLDYLLFCESNDIDWLDFSGRRLTQRPTYRYHRYLIDMPGRGERVANQYTGVVYNFYKFVSQYWHDLDMSRVDTVREISVHVNGDYGLSKYIKVEKRSQTQPYNRKRNIPLGFVDDEGESLRPLTNVQLAELLKIIELDSWSAQERLIILFAVMTGARKQTVLTLRVKHVKALMDGFLQSDGTYLLKAGPKTDIDTKNSKPQTLYVPKQLAEDLLTYVESPYAKRRRRKFQAAYALKYPELDVMAEDDVYVFLSEQNNCYYMASTDPRYCYAKTRPVGQVTDTLKKKILQSSSPEFSRDFTYHWLRATFAYQMYQRLTPRLKDGGLQPGDEISIIQSRMHHERRETTENYLKLFTIIPEKIRAQEEYENELFKLSAYSDLILGDDDAR from the coding sequence GTGGCAGCGTTCGAAAACCCCGCTCACAGAGGGCGGTTGGTTGTAATTCCTCAGGTCAACGAAGCCTTTGCTGACCTACATTTTAATCAGCAGCCAAATGGCTCATTACCTATCACGATAAATGGTATTGAAGCGTCGGTTCAGGGCTATCAAGTTAACGAAGCTCTTAGTGATTCAGTCTCTAGTAGCGTTTATAACCTCCCTTTTCTGTTTCACCGCAATGGTGAACCTTGGGTGGAAGCAAACTCATACATACTTTATCTCGTAAAAGATAAGCACCCTCAAAATCGCCCTACAGACGACGCTAGGCGTAAAGCTAGTCGCTTGCTTGATTATTTATTGTTCTGCGAAAGTAATGATATTGACTGGCTTGATTTCTCAGGTAGACGGTTAACGCAGCGGCCAACCTATCGATATCACCGTTATCTAATAGACATGCCGGGCCGTGGAGAACGCGTCGCTAACCAGTATACCGGTGTTGTCTATAATTTTTATAAATTCGTGTCGCAGTATTGGCATGATTTGGATATGTCTCGTGTTGATACCGTTCGCGAGATTAGTGTCCATGTCAATGGGGACTATGGGCTATCTAAGTACATAAAGGTAGAGAAGAGAAGTCAGACGCAGCCCTACAACCGGAAAAGAAATATTCCGTTGGGTTTTGTGGATGATGAAGGTGAAAGTCTTCGCCCTCTGACGAATGTGCAACTGGCAGAACTATTAAAAATTATTGAGTTAGACAGCTGGAGTGCACAGGAGCGGCTTATCATTCTCTTTGCAGTGATGACTGGTGCCAGAAAGCAAACGGTTTTGACGCTGCGGGTGAAGCATGTAAAGGCTTTGATGGATGGTTTTCTTCAGTCGGATGGGACCTATTTATTAAAGGCAGGCCCAAAAACGGATATCGATACGAAGAATAGTAAGCCTCAAACCTTGTATGTCCCTAAGCAATTGGCGGAAGATCTACTTACGTATGTCGAAAGTCCGTATGCTAAAAGAAGACGTAGGAAGTTTCAGGCTGCTTATGCATTAAAGTATCCGGAACTTGATGTTATGGCAGAAGATGATGTCTACGTGTTTCTGTCCGAGCAGAATAACTGCTATTACATGGCGTCTACAGATCCTAGGTATTGTTATGCTAAAACAAGACCAGTGGGGCAGGTGACTGATACTCTTAAAAAGAAGATTCTGCAAAGTTCTTCTCCTGAGTTTTCAAGAGATTTTACTTACCACTGGCTTCGAGCGACCTTTGCTTACCAAATGTATCAACGTCTAACTCCACGTCTAAAGGATGGAGGTCTGCAGCCTGGTGATGAGATTTCAATAATTCAATCTCGCATGCATCATGAAAGACGTGAGACTACTGAGAACTATTTGAAGCTATTTACGATTATTCCTGAAAAGATTCGCGCTCAGGAGGAATATGAAAATGAGCTTTTCAAGCTATCTGCGTATAGTGATTTGATTTTGGGTGATGATGATGCCCGGTGA
- a CDS encoding integrase, whose translation MEMPHELNFLNPFFVDSKCKLQRADWLKSSFHDNVWHYNFDYKRDKTLNWSVDLDDGSILTDRKNNDLLAGLKYMLTSATEKVAGGGADSNSIKSQAINFARAVHVIDYLLLHSAEYEFSTYGLAGLSSNNLKSILTTLTYHPDTSESVYGWRKRMSSYCLELLESIDQNLISKTLDAIPEMQIVTPDQEDENELDVELHLIPNIRAALYLKGYYRKGNQRWNSPNSAMLSEVIYKKTLKGKSETKSVINILTYYKSASDFRREYPPVRVTTGERKTITPTAFNGYKASIYSMGRLHELGIPAPPVSDLIEVLKFQANLSSPGSFRTLPSAVVFGAFKDSVEFHLKHGKTIVNGFCKLILYCKIHKIKVGELSDKELQHVVGPELAALGVRQFGLSFRNEDSLLGRIRIESKESYFNKLRTNCAVLELIGAYIGAVQLVVGAITARRVGELLDLHCTNCLDSTEQWLNFYNRKSTYRLYGLRNLEARPIEPIAVQMIKNLIRMQKILVRLGYIEEMCHLFATPSIRGDVGFSQPTSYSYNRNLDFLCDYIQTPINNKGERYYIRQHQLRRFFAMLFFHSASFGGLETLQWMLGHTDIEHLWNYITETLDGTILRGAKAQFVAESLHQGGTESYAQLAHLLRARYGTDDFALVDTEELEEHILDLIQEGEVCIEPEFFVDNAGKHMRVIVKIKD comes from the coding sequence ATGGAAATGCCGCACGAGCTTAATTTTTTGAACCCTTTCTTTGTGGATTCCAAGTGCAAGCTACAAAGAGCAGACTGGCTTAAGAGTAGCTTTCACGACAACGTATGGCACTACAACTTCGACTATAAGCGCGACAAAACACTCAACTGGAGCGTAGATCTTGATGACGGAAGTATTCTTACAGACAGAAAGAATAACGATCTGCTTGCTGGCCTAAAATACATGCTCACCTCAGCTACAGAGAAGGTTGCTGGTGGCGGCGCAGATTCCAACTCAATTAAATCTCAAGCAATCAATTTTGCAAGAGCAGTACATGTAATTGATTATTTGCTTCTGCATTCGGCCGAGTATGAGTTTTCCACTTATGGGCTGGCTGGACTTTCCTCGAACAACCTTAAGTCAATATTAACCACGCTCACCTATCACCCGGACACATCTGAGTCAGTGTATGGGTGGCGCAAACGGATGTCATCCTACTGTTTGGAACTTCTTGAATCCATAGATCAAAACCTGATCAGTAAAACTTTAGATGCCATACCAGAAATGCAGATAGTGACCCCAGACCAAGAGGACGAAAATGAACTGGATGTAGAACTTCACCTAATTCCAAATATCCGCGCAGCTCTTTATCTTAAAGGCTATTACAGGAAAGGGAACCAAAGGTGGAACTCACCCAACTCAGCCATGCTATCAGAGGTGATATATAAAAAAACACTCAAGGGAAAATCAGAAACAAAATCAGTTATAAACATTTTAACTTATTACAAGTCCGCCTCCGACTTCAGACGTGAGTACCCGCCTGTCCGAGTAACGACGGGAGAAAGGAAAACTATTACACCGACTGCCTTTAATGGATATAAAGCATCTATTTATAGCATGGGAAGACTGCATGAGCTTGGAATCCCTGCCCCGCCAGTAAGCGATTTAATAGAGGTCTTAAAATTCCAGGCTAATCTATCGAGCCCAGGCAGTTTTAGGACGCTTCCATCTGCCGTGGTGTTTGGTGCATTTAAAGACTCCGTAGAGTTCCACCTTAAGCATGGCAAGACAATTGTGAACGGCTTTTGCAAACTCATACTTTACTGCAAGATCCACAAGATTAAAGTTGGAGAACTATCCGACAAAGAACTTCAACATGTAGTAGGCCCGGAGCTTGCAGCCTTGGGCGTGAGACAATTTGGACTCTCATTCCGCAATGAAGATTCATTACTTGGGCGAATCAGAATAGAAAGCAAGGAGAGTTATTTTAATAAACTTCGCACCAACTGCGCCGTACTTGAGCTCATCGGAGCTTACATTGGAGCCGTACAATTAGTTGTCGGTGCTATTACTGCACGTCGAGTTGGCGAGCTACTAGATTTGCATTGCACAAATTGCTTGGACTCCACTGAGCAATGGTTGAATTTTTACAACCGCAAAAGCACCTACCGTCTTTATGGACTCAGAAACCTGGAAGCACGACCAATTGAGCCTATAGCTGTCCAGATGATTAAAAACCTGATCCGAATGCAAAAAATTCTTGTTCGCCTGGGTTACATTGAAGAGATGTGTCACTTGTTTGCAACACCTTCAATTCGCGGTGACGTTGGGTTCTCTCAGCCCACCTCTTATAGCTACAACCGTAACCTGGATTTTCTTTGCGACTACATCCAAACCCCAATTAACAATAAGGGTGAACGTTACTATATTCGCCAGCACCAGCTACGTCGTTTTTTTGCAATGCTGTTCTTTCACTCCGCCAGCTTCGGTGGTTTAGAGACCCTGCAATGGATGCTTGGCCATACTGATATTGAGCACCTGTGGAACTACATAACCGAGACCTTGGACGGAACGATTCTGCGCGGGGCTAAAGCTCAATTTGTTGCCGAGAGTCTTCATCAGGGAGGGACTGAAAGTTACGCCCAGCTCGCTCACCTACTTCGAGCGCGCTATGGTACCGACGACTTTGCGCTAGTCGACACTGAAGAGCTTGAAGAACATATCCTGGATCTTATCCAGGAAGGTGAGGTTTGCATTGAGCCAGAGTTTTTCGTCGATAACGCCGGGAAGCATATGCGCGTTATCGTAAAAATTAAAGATTGA
- a CDS encoding integrase, with amino-acid sequence MADFFESLDKVLHSSGAASLISVDPGWRPANDFVICHDVDGRPTAVYGAAVWDLNPVRLKASKIPKINFRKVFDEYALDQEYLIQELRWLLFCLFFYVNTGRLGRISAGMLCQYFLTLRTAARFCYSQKNNALVGVITLQQLFTNPAYLNAYRHWMDKNMLGQTQRKLTRSIISHMVVIGEERLGYKLAGVFDQDFGADDGAGKQHPVIPTRIYLDLINSLGDWIDLLYLHKDSIERFLKCFEKPLYGYTVNHQRKISDGLSVFELDFESAVKRHRLGKVFAGDLSCAGRGVLSSAVLKIQWILKTVIHTYTGMRDQEVMRLPYNCVDEEEVVSATKDNNGVVRDNPIVVNVISSATKFTGYRKAVSWLATDEVVRAVEIARCICRGLSSLYGVKFDNMPLFLNPAVINRRDTQVGVSSWNEVSKPRFLLDGFIIQASDLQELQVSDPSRDFSREEAFRVGSPWPLTSHQFRRSLAFYGSSSGFISLSTLRKQFKHLSTQMTRYYANNFEKLKTIFGYYDEGVGDFVLPKHHVLFEYQTGVPMNMAYDLLAHAFGSDAPLFGGVGSFISNQRGKMDGGDIHIVELRADTHKQARDGKISYHPTFLGGCTHIGKCESYLLGAISTCISCKDGIIEKHKLEDAIMQNENDLTLYESGSGEYQVIEAELLALKKFRQKLIPAQEVA; translated from the coding sequence ATGGCTGATTTTTTTGAGAGTTTAGATAAGGTGCTTCACAGTTCAGGTGCTGCCTCTCTAATTTCAGTAGATCCAGGTTGGAGGCCGGCGAATGATTTTGTTATTTGTCATGATGTTGATGGCAGGCCTACGGCTGTTTATGGCGCGGCTGTATGGGATCTGAATCCAGTTAGACTCAAGGCGAGTAAAATTCCAAAAATTAATTTCCGTAAAGTTTTTGATGAGTATGCGCTTGATCAAGAATATTTGATTCAAGAGCTTAGATGGTTATTGTTCTGTCTGTTTTTTTATGTCAATACCGGACGCTTGGGTAGGATTAGTGCTGGCATGCTCTGCCAGTATTTTCTGACGCTGCGTACAGCGGCTCGTTTTTGCTATAGCCAAAAAAATAATGCGCTGGTTGGTGTTATCACCCTTCAGCAGCTGTTTACTAATCCGGCTTATCTAAATGCTTATAGACACTGGATGGATAAGAATATGTTGGGCCAAACTCAGCGTAAATTGACGCGGTCCATAATTTCACACATGGTTGTAATTGGTGAGGAACGGCTCGGTTATAAGCTCGCTGGTGTATTTGATCAAGATTTTGGGGCGGATGATGGCGCTGGTAAGCAACACCCTGTTATCCCCACAAGGATATATCTTGATTTAATAAATTCGCTGGGCGATTGGATAGATTTGTTGTATCTCCATAAGGACTCTATTGAGCGGTTCTTAAAATGCTTCGAGAAACCACTTTATGGATATACTGTCAATCATCAGAGGAAGATATCGGATGGGCTTTCGGTTTTTGAGTTAGATTTTGAGAGTGCTGTAAAAAGGCACAGGTTGGGAAAGGTTTTTGCGGGGGATTTGTCTTGTGCTGGCCGGGGCGTCCTATCGTCGGCAGTTTTGAAGATTCAGTGGATTTTAAAGACTGTCATCCATACTTATACAGGTATGCGGGATCAGGAGGTAATGCGTCTTCCTTATAATTGCGTGGATGAGGAGGAAGTGGTTTCTGCAACTAAAGATAATAATGGGGTTGTACGGGATAATCCTATTGTTGTTAATGTTATTTCTAGTGCAACGAAGTTTACTGGCTATCGTAAGGCTGTTTCTTGGTTGGCTACTGATGAAGTCGTACGAGCTGTTGAGATTGCTCGTTGTATCTGTCGGGGTTTATCTAGTTTGTACGGAGTTAAGTTCGATAATATGCCGCTTTTTCTGAATCCCGCTGTTATCAATCGGCGCGATACTCAGGTCGGCGTTTCGTCTTGGAATGAGGTGTCTAAGCCAAGGTTTCTGCTAGATGGTTTTATCATTCAGGCATCTGATCTGCAGGAATTGCAAGTGAGCGACCCTTCTCGTGATTTTTCAAGAGAAGAGGCATTCAGGGTAGGCTCGCCATGGCCGCTCACAAGCCACCAGTTTCGTCGTTCACTTGCTTTCTATGGCAGCAGCAGTGGTTTCATTTCTCTTTCCACTCTCCGTAAGCAGTTCAAGCATCTGTCAACTCAGATGACGCGTTACTATGCAAATAATTTTGAAAAGTTAAAAACTATTTTTGGTTATTATGATGAGGGTGTGGGTGATTTTGTTTTGCCAAAGCATCACGTGCTATTTGAGTATCAGACAGGCGTGCCTATGAACATGGCTTACGATCTGTTGGCGCATGCATTTGGTAGTGATGCTCCTCTTTTTGGTGGTGTTGGTAGTTTTATCTCCAATCAACGTGGAAAAATGGATGGTGGCGACATTCACATCGTGGAGCTCAGGGCGGATACTCATAAGCAGGCCAGAGACGGGAAAATCTCTTATCATCCTACATTCTTAGGTGGGTGTACTCACATTGGTAAGTGTGAATCATATCTTCTGGGAGCTATTTCGACCTGTATTAGCTGTAAGGATGGAATCATCGAGAAACATAAGTTGGAAGACGCCATAATGCAAAATGAGAACGATCTTACATTGTACGAGTCAGGTTCTGGTGAGTATCAAGTTATAGAGGCTGAATTGCTTGCTTTAAAGAAATTTCGGCAAAAGTTAATTCCTGCTCAAGAGGTGGCTTAA